The stretch of DNA NNNNNNNNNNNNNNNNNNNNNNNNNNNNNNNNNNNNNNNNNNNNNNNNNNNNNNNNNNNNNNNNNNNNNNNNNNNNNNNNNNNNNNNNNNNNNNNNNNNNNNNNNNNNNNNNNNNNNNNNNNNNNNNNNNNNNNNNNNNNNNNNNNNNNNNNNNNNNNNNNNNNNNNNNNNNNNNNNNNNNNNNNNNNNNNNNNNNNNNNNNNNNNNNNNNNNNNNNNNNNNNNNNNNNNNNNNNNNNNNNNNNNNNNNNNNNNNNNNNNNNNNNNNNNNNNNNNNNNNNNNNNNNNNNNNNNNNNNNNNNNNNNNNNNNNNNNNNNNNNNNNNNNNNNNNNNNNNNNNNNNNNNNNNNNNNNNNNNNNNNNNNNNNNNNNNNNNNNNNNNNNNNNNNNNNNNNNNNNNNNNNNNNNNNNNNNNNNNNNNNNNNNNNNNNNNNNNNNNNNNNNNNNNNNNNNNNNNNNNNNNNNNNNNNNNNNNNNNNNNNNNNNNNNNNNNNNNNNNNNNNNNNNNNNNNNNNNNNNNNNNNNNNNNNNNNNNNNNNNNNNNNNNNNNNNNNNNNNNNNNNNNNNNNNNNNNNNNNNNNNNNNNNNNNNNNNNNNNNNNNNNNNNNNNNNNNNNNNNNNNNNNNNNNNNNNNNNNNNNNNNNNNNNNNNNNNNNNNNNNNNNNNNNNNNNNNNNNNNNNNNNNNNNNNNNNNNNNNNNNNNNNNNNNNNNNNNNNNNNNNNNNNNNNNNNNNNNNNNNNNNNNNNNNNNNNNNNTCCGACGCCGACCTCATCTCCTTCTACCTCCGCCCCATGATCGCGGGCGAGCCCCTCCCTGAGGCCGCCGCCAGGTTCCTGCACACCGCCGACGCGTACGGCGCAGATCCGGCCGCCCTCGTCTCGGGCCTCCTGCCCGCGGTCCCGCTGGCGCCCAAGACCGGGGCCGAGCGGCGGTGCTGGTACTTCTTCTGCTCCGCCAAGGCCCTGTCCGGGCACGACAAGCGCAGGTCCCGcgccgtcggcggcggcgagggcacGTGGCACGCCGAGAAGGGGAGGGCGGCCGTTCTCGACGGCGAGGGACGCGTCGTCGGGTACAAGCAGAGTTTCAGGTACAAGCCCATCCATTCCGACGGATCCGTGGAGGCCGTGTGGCTCATGGTCGAGTTCCGTGTGGCTCATGATCGTCAAGGAGATGATGAGAAAGGTGAGACGGTTCCAGTTCTTTGCAAGGTCTACCAGAGCCCGCGCAAGCCCCGATCTGCGTCCGTCCCGACGTCGCCGGCATACAGgagggggaggaagaggaaggccggAGACGACTCAGCTCCGGTGAAGACTGTGAAGCGGCGGCTGCTTGTTCCTCCTGCTGCACCAATTCTGCTGTCGGCCGTCGAGCCACAGCCAGACTTGAACAACTGCTCGGATGGCGTCTCAGTGGACCAGCTTCTTGATGATCTCATGTCCGGCCTCACGCCTGATCAAGTCTTGGGTGACTTCTTGATGCCTTTACCTGAATCAGATGTCAATTGCAGCTTCTCCATGGCCAATGAGAATTCTGATCAAGTCTTTCTGGGTGACTTGTTGATGCCTGTCCCTGAACCAGTGGTCAACTACAGCTTCTGCATGCCCGACCATGCCGGTTCCATGGTGAGCAACTACGGCACCGTCCTCCATGGTGGTTCAGTCACACCCCTTTTTCACAATTCTGATCAATTTGACTTGTCGGTGCCCATCATCGAACCACTGCCAACTGACTTGCAGAGCCAGACAGCAATGCTAAATTTCAGCTTCCTGTCGTGTGCCCCGTATGCTGGAATTTGCGATTCTTGGACAGTAGGCGAGAGCACGGACGATGAAGCGGCCTCAGTCAGCTGGTATGACTCTGCTCAAAGCTCACCAGAGGTTCCAACCGAGTGGATGATGCAAACACCATTTGCCACCCCATATCTATTCTGAAGCTGACCGGCTTCGTATTGTGTGTGTGTTTTCGCTATCCCATTGACAGGATACATTCAATCGCCATTTACCCCAAGGATAGGATATAATACATGTTTTTGTAGCTTGTACCAAGGTTCAAGACCTTGTTGTGTTTTTGACTTATAATGATCTAGTTATGTATGTCAGGATACATTATTAAGTAGTACTGGCTAAAAGAGATTGGGATGTGTATTGTCATCTTTAACTGAATTTAGATGTCTGTTCAATCTGAATTTAGATGTTCTATTATTCAGCATGTGCTTGCTTGTGATTACTGTGCTGTAAGCTGTAATTAATCCCCTCTAGCTGCTGTTTTTGATCCTACAGCTGGTTCATGCACTTGGGATCCTTTTCTGTATAGGGTTTGGATCTTAATTAGAGTGCAATGCTTTTCTAACAGCTGGgggagaaattgatgaaattgaactcatAGAAAAGGAAAAACTATGAAATTTACTAGTCCTATTTACAGTTTCACATTGTTCTAGCTAACTCTTTCAGTACACCTAACATTTCATATCGGGATTCCTTATTCCATAATTCTCGAACCTATGACTATGGAATATTGGACAGTCACGCAGATTATCTCGGTCTTAGAAATAGTTTCCCTCCGTATTACTCATGCGATATTTCCATCTCATTTAGGTGGAATTTTGTGGTAGGCCTATGTGCTGGAGGCCTGGAGCACTCGTACAGTTTCTGCATCTTCTGGTAGGATCTTTGATGAGCAATTGGCGTGCTTCCTTGTTCTGGTTCTAATAACGATTAAAATAGTTTTTCAACGTTTTGTTTTCTCCTTGAACAGGCAAAGGTGCCTATTGTAATGCGCAAAAGATTCATGTCAGTCTGACAGACAAGGTAGCCTTTTTTTTTCTCGTATACAACTGTACAAGAACGATATGTGCACACCAGTGTGTGCCTGCCATGAAAATCTTCCAGTGACCATAGAACCAATGTATCTGTTCATTTAAGTACTTCAGTATGCAGTCATAATTCATGTAATTCAGGTAGGTCATGCAGCAGATGTGAGCCAATATAAATTTGTTCAAGGAATTCACTGACGTTTGTAGGGTAAGTGAATCTTCCCCTGATTAATAAGGAAAAGTATTCTGAGTAGGATGGATTTTTTCCTTTCATTCTTTTAGTTTTATAAATTTCTGAAATGTATTTATCACGCATGCGCCCACTTTTCTCCTTTATGTTGTTTCTCTTGTCCTCCTTTGAAATGTACTTTCTTTTAGGGAGTATGAAGGCTAGGCTCTGCTGCTGCTGATCTGTCCCATGGTGGTCTAGGAATTGCAGAAGCCTATTGGGAATAATGGCTTAAATGATGGAACAATCTCTTCTGGTAACTGGGTTTGGATATGTGCTCCGTGAATTAGATTTTATTAAATAATTATCAGTTTGGTAGAAAGTGGGACCGTCTTATTTTCTTATTCTCAAACCTCACCACATTTTTATCCGGGTAATGTTTTTTCATGTCTTGTGTTACTAGAGTACCTGAATGGACTGCCAGATATTTCTATGAAAGATACATGGAATTTTTACTGGTCTTAGCACTAAATACTCCACAAAAAGAATTTACCTTCAGTTTGCTGGTAATCCACCTGATGCGGCCAAACTTTCACTCGATATGGAAATCCAGCTGTCTGCATAGACAGAAGTTCTTCTTTTGGCTTCTCCTACAAGACATATTGAACACAGGGACCTACTTACCAGAAAGAACTTCTATGTGGAAAACAACAGATGTGTTCTGTGTGATGATGAATCTAATAAGGATTATATCCACCTATTATTTTCATGTGATTTAAGTCAAAACTTCTGGATTGCTCTGGGCTTTGAATGGAATGCAGATTTGACTATATTTGATATGTTGATGGAGGCCAAAAACAGAATTACAATCAAATGTTTCAAAGAATGTTTAGGTTGCTGGGCCCTATGGAAACACAGGAATGGCATCATCTTTGATCACAAGCAAAGAAACTTAGAATATTGCATCAGTTGCTTCAAAGAACACTTTGCTATGGTGATCAAGAGAACCAAACCTAGTCTTAAGGAGGGAATGCAATCATGGTTAGATTATTTGTAGGAACATTTGTAAGACCATAGCTATGCTATACCCCACCATTTGTAATTATTCCATTATATAATGAAAAAAAGTTACAGTAGGGGCCTGTTTTTGCTAAAAAAACAGATAGTTCTTATATTCTGGAATCTTATAATTTGGTTTGAATATTGTATAGAGCTAACCCATGGCATGGATGGTGGATAGTTTACAGTCTTTGGTCGTTCTGTTCTTGTTTCCAGTGGTGCTGTTCACAAACAGGCCAATTTTCAAAAGTAGTTTGTTCTCTAATTTGGTAGAAATCACCTCCAATAATGTTATTACAGTACTAATGTATCACGCATTGACAGTCATACTAATATCTCTAATGGCCAGGGCTAGTTCTGACTATGTCTGTGGTGGAAGCCCATACAGCGGCAAAGGAGATGAGAGGACTAGCGCCAAGTATGACCGTGAACGCAGCAAAGGCAGTCCTGCCTATGACATGCGCCGCAGGTTAGCATGCTGAAAATGCTTCCTTGTGTTTGCCAAATTGCGTTGAAGCGCCACACTGAGCTTGTTTTCATCTGTGCAGCCGGGAGGACTGATAAGCATACCATGCTTGCGCTCAACACCACCTGCTTTGGACCGAATGGCTGCACATCTAAGTGATGGTCAAGTGGGTTATGTTAGGCAGCCAGAAACTTCTGTAACCTGGCTAGCTCTAGCTGAATGTTATGTCGATTTGGTTTCAACTGTGATTATTAGCTTAAATGTTGCAAAGGGATTATTTCAGTGAGACCATTGGGGAGCGATGAGATGTACCGTGTATTGAACGACAGTATCACATTACCAGTAAACTTTAATTGTTCTTTCATATGTTCCTGTTCTCTGCTATTGTTTCTATTTTGTGCTGGTCAACATGTCCAAATTGCTTTGCTACCAGCTCTCAACTAGAGCTAGTCTGTGTGTTTGTGGTGTTCCGGATGTTGCATGCAAGTGTTGCTGTGCTGGATTTCTGCACACTTTTCAAATGATTGACGATCAATTCATGTAGATGGAATTTCACATGAATCTGTTCAATTCTTGCATCCCAAGATGAACTGGGATCACATCCTCTGCCTAAATGCATAACTTTGATCTCTGTATCAGGATGAAACGGTGTATCATTATGTGCATAACATGCTTATGTGTTGATAAGAAAAAGAAGATAGTTGTTGCATGCATGTGTTTGCATAACGACATTCGTGACAGTTCTTTGTGTGATCAACGCTTTCTGTTGTTTGAGGGAAAAGATTACTTTTCGGGCGGACCTCTGCACAATGGAATGGCCTTTGATGGCGGCGAGATGGGCGATTCGCTAAAATCTGTCTAGTCATTATTTTTGTAGGCAAGGCGAGCAAACTTGAGAACTTGCAttgtactagcaatgtgcccgtgcgttgcaacggatccaaagtaaaatagtacttgttcacaaacttgaaagaaaaacactcttgttttgatatagatatataccactaaaaatatattacttttcactcaaaatatatttctcaggccgttttgatgaggtgagggagagaTGTGGTTGCTTATAAGATAAtaagggggtttctgcaaattggagcagagaagtgggctattgttgcaaaaatgccacaacttttctcacagccgttagatgcagatctaatggtcggaaatgacggatggcagacacaccatcaccaccaactgagAAATTTTGATGGCAAGAATATTTGTAAAATTGTCGATGGCTGATCTAGCGTATTCTGCATATGTGGAGGTAAACATTCCTTTCAACCTGTCCAGAATGTGTATGTAGTGCTAATTTTCAATGTGTCACATGAAAGCAGATTTTTTATTTGCTTGCTGCACATGGATAGATTCACTCGATGCATCGGTAATCATTATGTATGGTCAAGATGAATGTATTTTGTAGAACTTCATATTCACGCCAATTTGCACAAATAACGGTCTGAAACAATTGTTCCATCTACTAAAGTAAGTACTCGAAGGGCTATTTCAAAGTTTACACCATTCACCACTGAGAATAAACTGCTATCCATAACTTTGTTCTGAACCCATCCTCACAAATTTCACAAGCTTATTCTCACCACAGCTTATGGTGGACCTAACTGGACATCTAGATGCACGCACAATCCTAAGCCATTTCAAACTTTATTCAACGTTTCAGATGCCCCTAAGACTCActctagaaagaaaagaaaaaagaactgcTAAGCTAGATCCTTACAGCCCCTGTGAGTTTCACTTGAGAACACTTACTATACTCTCTTTGTGCCACAAATAAGTGACATCATGGATACCTTCAGTTAAGCTTTTTAAACTGACTATGAATACCATTTTAATTGTCCAAAAAATTGAAAAGTACAGATTTGCCTTTAAAAAATTATAGTTTTAAAATCTTGTAAATAGATTGTGTTATGACTTAGTGGTCAAAGTTACCTATTGAATACCCATCTTGAGGACCATGCCAACTGTCTCAAGTCATTTATTTGTGATGTTGATATGGAGGGAGTAGCACAATTTCAACTGAAACTGAATACTCTAAACCAAATATTTCATCTTTTTTTGGCATTTGTGCCTTCAAACAAAAACATTGATAAGCAGCAATTACACCAGGCACAGGCATGAACAGAACAAACCCATTTGCCATTGCACTCCAATCCATTGGATACACAACGTTTAACAATTCCCCTTTTTCCTTTTTCCAGGTAAAAAAATTCGAGATCTATCAACCAACTAGATGACTCTACATGTGGACTTTTGGGGGAATGGATCAGCCCAATCATTTTCCTATGATGACACATAAATGAATATGCAGACTAAACATCAGCTCATGTGTCATACAAAATGGTGAGTTGGGTACTCATGCTCGTCACCGTTGTAGTCGTAGTACAGCCTCTCCCCCTTGGAGATGTCCCTGTTGGCCACCAGGAGACAATGGCACTCACCGTCGATGGCGAACCGCACACACTTGAGGTTCTGCTTCTTCCTGCCTTCCCTGCAATGGTCATCCATCGTCACACAAAATTTTCAGACATGGTTCCGAACAATGCATACGTAAATGCACGGTGGTCGGAGGAAGAGGATGCTTACGGCGTGTGGTTGTTGATCCCGTTGATGAACCGCGCAATGTTGCTCCGCTTGTCGGGGCAGATGACCAGGCTCTTGGACGGCGGCGCGGCGGAGAGCAGGGTCATCATGCTGTCGCCATCGTCGTGCTCGCGGTTTCGAAGGTAGTCCACGTCGCCGACATACTCGGTGATGATGGTCAGGTCCTTGATGTGCCTGTCTGCCTCGACCGTGAATCTGTCCAGGAAATTCCACACAATCATCATTAGTGCCTGAATGATTCTGAAGAACAAGTTCAGAAATGAGCAGTGAATTGTGCAGATAATACTAACCCTTCCACCGGGTCGAAGACGACGAGGAGAGGGGGCCATTCCCCTTGCTCCATCATCCTCTTGCACAGGCTCAATGTCTCTGCATCCTCCCTCGGCAGCACCTGAGATGAAATGTCACCCGAGATTCAGCAAAACAGAAACTGAATTTAGTGGAGATCGGGTGGTGGAATTGGAGAACGCGTCTGACCTGCATCCCTCCTGCCTCGAGGGCGGACTGGTTGGCGGACCGAGGCGCCATGCCGGGCACGTAGGTGAGGTCGTTGCTGAAGACGGCGCCGGTGGCCGTGAGCGCGGTGGCGAGCGAGGCCATCTGCGTGAGGCGGCGGCCGGGGTCCTCGCTGGGGGTGAAGGGCAGCAGCTTCCGGCTCTTCTTCTTGGACACCACCAGCGCGCTGGCAGCCTTCCGCTTCCTCTTCTTCCCCTCCGGCGGCTCGGCGGCCGCGAACGCCGTGCGCCGCTGGATCTTGAAGAAATCCACGATCTTCGTCTGGATCAGCGGGAACTCTGAAACCAAATCACGAGATCCGAGTCAGCGAACGAGCAGATCCAATCCAGAAATGGTCAACGAGATAGGAATCTGTTTCAATCGACTTGCGTTTGGGCATCTTGgtctggacggcggcggcggatttggccgaatgggcgggggcggcgggggcggcgcagGAGGGGCAGAACCAGTCGCCGGCGGGCACGCGGGGCAGGATGGGGCGGAGGCAGAAGATGTGGAGGCCGCGGTCGCAGCCGTCGCAGAGCAGCAGCTCGTCCGCGTGGCGGCCGGACCCGCACGCCTCGCACCTGACGCCGCCGTCGTCAGCGCCGGCCGCCGCCCTGGGCCGCCTGGCGGCCAGCCACCCCGCGCGCGTCCGGTGGCGCTGCTGCGTGGCGGGACCCATCTGCGGCGCGCGTCCGCGGGAGGCCGAGGGGAGCCGGGGATCGGGAGACGGAGGgcgggcgggggaggggagggTGGCCGTCACGAGTTTGTGGATGGGGGGAGAAGTAGCCGGAGAACGGCGGGAGAAGGGGGGCGAGTTTTGGCGCGAACGGGGCTGCTCGGCTTCGGCTTCGCGGGAAGCCGAGAGAGGGAGCGCGCGCCGCGTTTCGCTACGCGGGTTCGGGTTTTTGGCGCGAATCGGTGGGCCTGGGGGAGCGCCTGTGTCTTTTTGGGCCGCCAGGGGGCTGGGGGAGCGCCTGTTTCATGGGCCATCAGGGCCGGTAGGTTCTGGATTTATTAGCTGCCTTGCAACAACTGATGGGCCCAAGCCAGGTACTCTACTAAATTCGCAGCATACAATTCTACAAAAAAAAGATCTCAAAGAAAAAAACTCCTAAAAAGATTAGTTCTCGGGCGAAAAAGAAATACGGTTTTAACAAATTTAAAAACATTATTACGTAAAAAACGATTTGTGCACGCCAGCAATGAGAAGAAAAAAACACATGTACATGCGTGTGCTCGTCAATTTGCGTGGATTGAATATTTTTGTAGCACTGAATTTTGCCCCTTATTAGACACAaaaatgttgcttttgtgcttCTTGACTGCGCGGGTGGCAAGAGGTACGGCAGTGGGTAGTCTTGACGAAGTTGCTGGTGGTGGTGAAGTATGAGCTCAGATGTCAATTTAGTTGTCGATTCGTTCGTGGTGTGCCTTACACCATTATGGGCTTCGTGACTTTGGTCCCTCCATGTGACGTGGGGTAGATATCGAGCGAAAGCTTTGTGCCCGACTTCTGGCAG from Triticum dicoccoides isolate Atlit2015 ecotype Zavitan chromosome 6A, WEW_v2.0, whole genome shotgun sequence encodes:
- the LOC119315589 gene encoding uncharacterized protein LOC119315589 → SDADLISFYLRPMIAGEPLPEAAARFLHTADAYGADPAALVSGLLPAVPLAPKTGAERRCWYFFCSAKALSGHDKRRSRAVGGGEGTWHAEKGRAAVLDGEGRVVGYKQSFRYKPIHSDGSVEAVWLMVEFRVAHDRQGDDEKGETVPVLCKVYQSPRKPRSASVPTSPAYRRGRKRKAGDDSAPVKTVKRRLLVPPAAPILLSAVEPQPDLNNCSDGVSVDQLLDDLMSGLTPDQVLGDFLMPLPESDVNCSFSMANENSDQVFLGDLLMPVPEPVVNYSFCMPDHAGSMVSNYGTVLHGGSVTPLFHNSDQFDLSVPIIEPLPTDLQSQTAMLNFSFLSCAPYAGICDSWTVGESTDDEAASVSWYDSAQSSPEVPTEWMMQTPFATPYLF
- the LOC119314458 gene encoding histone-lysine N-methyltransferase ATXR6-like; protein product: MGPATQQRHRTRAGWLAARRPRAAAGADDGGVRCEACGSGRHADELLLCDGCDRGLHIFCLRPILPRVPAGDWFCPSCAAPAAPAHSAKSAAAVQTKMPKQFPLIQTKIVDFFKIQRRTAFAAAEPPEGKKRKRKAASALVVSKKKSRKLLPFTPSEDPGRRLTQMASLATALTATGAVFSNDLTYVPGMAPRSANQSALEAGGMQVLPREDAETLSLCKRMMEQGEWPPLLVVFDPVEGFTVEADRHIKDLTIITEYVGDVDYLRNREHDDGDSMMTLLSAAPPSKSLVICPDKRSNIARFINGINNHTPEGRKKQNLKCVRFAIDGECHCLLVANRDISKGERLYYDYNGDEHEYPTHHFV